One stretch of Akkermansia sp. RCC_12PD DNA includes these proteins:
- a CDS encoding AMP-binding protein yields the protein MAIFGTSHLSDAGDLLIFNKLSHKTLLMFEKELGRDRITYLVEEALPPDAAIAAHLESTKADGILFRAETSDPIALRAAIMERINQGRRVVFLPGPVAHIKGSICQIPPRVMKTLGALHISPVPVYVGFYTSSVLDAEADTDAQADIQIYILPKLAPGAEMAARLTTAWLECSAQAYATLPQLHGSLSALLFRSLKQHSDCRVIDGIDDTSLTYGQLLAISIAFARRLKKITSNRRVGIILPPGKGAAIANLGCLFAGKTPVNFNYSASESAFASSVKQSGVDWFITADTFMRKLQNFPWPPQRDLIFMERELPLLKGSAKRWGLAIKFLTAGFMIRKLGLDTPVGGDEAVLMFTSGSSGEPKGVPLTHHNLLANISQCSSRITLAPQSRFLGSLPVFHCFGITIGLWYPMIGGYDMVTYPSPLEAKRLGALIKQYGISLVVTTPTFLRGFMKRCEPDTFKTVRYLIVGAEKLPEDLAAAFREKFGTIPCEGYGLTEASPVCSVNFVDSAPSNAAGDFIPGMKKGTVGALLPGIAVRITSPHTGRVVPVTTSGMIWLKGPNIFPGYLGGPEVNRDIFVDGWLKTGDIGAADEYGFLKIEGRVSRFSKIGGEMVPHEALEAAIMNIWNLDPTDDERRIAVVTIPDQAKGEAVALLTTLVTDYVHQARTLIRHGLIDQGLPALWCPKEIIPVEHIPVLPSGKLDLKQCRMLAYEALNIPFEP from the coding sequence ATGGCCATTTTCGGTACCTCCCATCTATCCGACGCCGGCGACCTGCTGATTTTCAACAAGCTGTCCCACAAAACCCTGCTTATGTTCGAAAAGGAACTGGGCAGGGACCGCATTACCTACCTGGTGGAGGAAGCCCTCCCTCCGGACGCGGCTATCGCGGCCCATCTGGAATCCACCAAGGCGGACGGCATTCTGTTTCGCGCGGAAACCAGCGACCCCATCGCCCTGCGCGCGGCGATCATGGAGCGCATCAACCAGGGGCGCAGGGTGGTTTTCCTGCCCGGCCCTGTGGCGCATATCAAGGGTTCCATCTGCCAGATTCCCCCGCGGGTCATGAAAACCCTGGGAGCCCTGCACATTTCCCCCGTCCCGGTGTATGTGGGTTTTTACACCAGCTCCGTATTGGATGCGGAAGCGGATACGGACGCCCAGGCGGACATCCAGATTTACATCCTTCCCAAGCTGGCGCCGGGCGCTGAAATGGCCGCGCGCCTGACCACCGCATGGCTGGAATGCTCCGCCCAGGCGTATGCCACGCTGCCCCAGCTCCACGGCTCCCTTTCCGCCCTGCTGTTCCGCAGTCTCAAGCAGCATTCGGATTGCCGGGTTATTGACGGGATTGACGACACTTCCCTGACATACGGCCAGCTTCTGGCCATTTCCATAGCCTTCGCCAGGCGACTGAAGAAAATCACCTCCAACCGGAGGGTGGGCATCATCCTGCCGCCAGGCAAAGGGGCGGCCATTGCCAATCTGGGCTGCCTGTTTGCGGGCAAGACCCCAGTCAATTTCAATTATTCCGCCTCGGAAAGCGCTTTCGCCAGTTCCGTAAAACAGTCCGGCGTGGACTGGTTCATCACGGCGGACACCTTCATGCGCAAGCTCCAGAACTTTCCGTGGCCACCCCAGCGGGACCTGATTTTCATGGAGCGCGAACTTCCCCTTCTCAAAGGTTCCGCCAAGCGGTGGGGACTGGCCATCAAGTTCCTGACAGCCGGTTTCATGATCAGGAAACTGGGGCTGGACACGCCTGTGGGCGGGGATGAAGCCGTGCTGATGTTTACTTCCGGCTCTTCCGGAGAGCCCAAGGGGGTTCCCCTCACTCACCACAACCTGCTTGCCAATATTTCCCAGTGTTCCTCCCGCATCACTCTGGCCCCGCAGAGCAGGTTCCTGGGCAGCCTGCCCGTGTTCCACTGCTTCGGCATCACTATCGGCCTGTGGTATCCGATGATCGGAGGATACGACATGGTAACCTACCCTTCCCCTCTGGAAGCCAAGCGTCTGGGCGCGCTGATCAAGCAGTACGGCATCAGCCTGGTGGTTACCACCCCCACCTTCCTGCGCGGCTTCATGAAGCGGTGCGAACCGGATACTTTCAAGACGGTCCGCTACCTGATCGTGGGCGCGGAAAAACTGCCTGAAGACCTCGCCGCCGCCTTCCGGGAAAAATTCGGCACCATTCCGTGTGAAGGATACGGCCTGACGGAAGCATCCCCCGTCTGTTCCGTCAATTTTGTGGACTCTGCTCCGTCCAATGCCGCCGGCGACTTTATTCCGGGCATGAAAAAAGGGACCGTAGGCGCGCTGCTGCCCGGCATTGCCGTACGCATCACCAGTCCGCATACGGGGCGCGTAGTGCCCGTCACCACTTCCGGCATGATCTGGCTGAAGGGGCCGAACATTTTCCCCGGCTACCTGGGCGGACCGGAAGTGAACAGGGACATCTTCGTGGACGGCTGGCTGAAGACCGGAGACATTGGCGCCGCGGACGAATACGGCTTTCTTAAAATAGAGGGGCGCGTCTCCCGCTTCTCCAAGATCGGCGGGGAAATGGTCCCCCATGAAGCGCTGGAAGCAGCCATCATGAATATATGGAACCTGGACCCCACTGACGACGAACGGAGAATTGCCGTGGTCACCATTCCGGACCAGGCGAAGGGAGAAGCCGTGGCCCTGCTGACCACCCTGGTGACGGATTACGTGCACCAGGCGCGCACCTTGATCCGGCACGGCCTGATCGACCAGGGGCTGCCCGCCCTGTGGTGCCCCAAAGAGATCATCCCCGTGGAGCATATCCCGGTGCTGCCTTCCGGCAAGCTGGACCTGAAGCAGTGCAGGATGCTGGCGTACGAGGCGCTGAACATTCCCTTTGAACCGTAA
- the xseA gene encoding exodeoxyribonuclease VII large subunit, with the protein MEFPQETASAPRPITVKQLVYRLRDVVGISVGTQWVVGELSNVKHHTSGHIYFTLKEQGAEIFCAFFKNAAARCPLRLQEGMKVHVLGNATVYPDRGQLQLVIKEVRAAGMGDLQARFLELKEKLQREGLFDAECKRAIPRFPRAIGIVTSPTGAVIQDMRHVLERRAPWVKAYLLPVRVQGSGAEREIAAAIRAWSHAPHNGLPPVDVLIVGRGGGSIEDLWNFNEETVARAIHECTIPVISAVGHDTDFTIADFVADLRAPTPTAAAELATPDGPEWLRKLGRMEQALHASARHSLLHARLKLDVYLRGRLLDADSLLAPYAQRLDGMEESLLSSSLFRIQHNLLLINQLEHKLQLSHPCHLNKGRAQQLSALQSRLLHAATARMTAFSSSLTLLQTRLEAHNPEQTLRRGYALVENEDRQLIRKTGQVHAGEKLKVRVFNGHFFVTADKHQ; encoded by the coding sequence ATGGAATTTCCGCAGGAAACGGCTTCCGCCCCCCGGCCCATCACGGTCAAGCAGCTTGTTTACCGTCTCAGGGACGTGGTCGGCATCTCCGTCGGAACCCAGTGGGTTGTTGGAGAGCTGAGCAACGTCAAGCACCATACCAGCGGACATATTTATTTCACCCTGAAGGAACAGGGTGCTGAAATATTCTGCGCCTTTTTCAAGAACGCCGCCGCGCGTTGTCCCCTGCGGCTCCAGGAGGGCATGAAGGTGCACGTGCTGGGGAACGCCACCGTATACCCGGACAGGGGGCAGCTTCAACTGGTTATCAAAGAGGTGCGGGCCGCCGGCATGGGTGATCTCCAGGCGCGCTTCCTGGAACTGAAGGAAAAGCTCCAGCGGGAAGGCCTGTTTGACGCGGAATGCAAAAGAGCCATTCCCCGCTTTCCGCGCGCCATCGGCATCGTCACCTCCCCTACCGGAGCCGTCATCCAGGACATGCGCCACGTGCTGGAACGCCGCGCCCCCTGGGTGAAGGCATACCTGCTGCCCGTCCGCGTCCAGGGAAGCGGGGCGGAGCGCGAGATTGCCGCCGCCATCCGGGCATGGTCCCATGCGCCGCACAACGGACTGCCCCCCGTGGACGTCCTCATCGTGGGCCGCGGAGGCGGCTCTATAGAAGATTTGTGGAATTTCAACGAGGAGACTGTGGCGCGCGCCATCCACGAATGTACCATTCCCGTTATTTCCGCGGTAGGTCACGACACCGACTTCACCATTGCGGATTTTGTGGCCGACCTGCGGGCTCCCACCCCCACCGCGGCGGCGGAACTCGCCACGCCGGATGGCCCGGAATGGCTCCGCAAACTCGGAAGAATGGAGCAGGCGCTCCATGCTTCAGCACGCCATTCCCTGCTGCACGCCCGGCTGAAACTGGACGTTTATCTGCGCGGCAGATTGCTGGACGCAGACTCTCTTCTGGCCCCGTACGCACAGCGTCTGGACGGGATGGAAGAATCCCTGCTGTCTTCCTCTTTATTCCGAATACAACATAATTTACTTTTAATCAATCAACTGGAACACAAGCTCCAGTTGAGCCATCCCTGCCATCTCAACAAGGGGCGGGCCCAGCAGCTCTCAGCCCTGCAGTCCCGGCTGCTTCATGCCGCAACCGCCAGAATGACGGCGTTTTCATCTTCCCTGACTCTTTTGCAGACCAGGCTGGAAGCCCACAATCCCGAACAGACGCTGCGCCGGGGATACGCACTCGTGGAGAATGAAGACAGACAGTTAATCCGGAAAACCGGGCAGGTTCATGCCGGAGAAAAGCTAAAAGTTCGTGTCTTCAACGGTCATTTTTTTGTCACGGCTGACAAACATCAATAA
- a CDS encoding tetratricopeptide repeat protein — MQASTPPLKPLSSRTKWLIALCLCMAVLLLEFLTYHMAYRIGYDEGALHTPPVVIQKSDEKAFQKLSRFMADVFASRESLSGILDNREERLAWIRDPEVRSETAWGLTRELISRGGVKQALPSARELIEAGYAEGKRQIWAPRADAVARALLAEHQYAAAYDYLKIAVDGYEKGSMAAELVKALQTMSSIDQILNRNDQANALLQRAVEASALLGSDSLAVKSRLLAAQGRLARAAGHVPESRAYFKEALVLFPQEQGKTTGDLALASISMGEAMLEAGRKEEARELFLKGLTGSENASYLLNDCLNALRGLARISTEQGNYEEALAYLHQAEGAARGVLPADHAFWAGLYDQRGWVNIMRKAAPEARADFLKAVSNAAVSPMIAAQSREGLGKAWLDAGEGGKARENLRQSIQVRESNFSSDTLSLGRVYHSLGMASDMEGDREGALQAYSRAVDALLKCGDGPERKNLLVQSYLCKAYALCDGEQWQEAVNAFEAVLPLLEGEQRSENYKQLGRCYDELGMTEKADECWKESGFPRVRRSSPVRRTDGGRVSSRR, encoded by the coding sequence ATGCAGGCGTCCACTCCTCCCCTGAAACCTCTTTCTTCACGCACCAAATGGCTGATTGCCCTGTGCCTGTGCATGGCCGTCCTGTTGCTGGAGTTTTTGACGTATCACATGGCCTACCGCATCGGTTACGATGAAGGAGCCCTGCATACCCCTCCGGTAGTGATCCAGAAGAGTGATGAAAAAGCTTTCCAGAAATTGTCCCGTTTCATGGCGGATGTGTTCGCTTCCCGGGAAAGCCTGTCCGGAATTCTGGACAACCGGGAGGAACGCCTCGCCTGGATCAGGGATCCGGAAGTTCGGTCGGAAACGGCCTGGGGGCTGACCCGCGAACTGATCAGCCGCGGCGGTGTGAAGCAGGCGCTTCCTTCGGCCAGGGAATTGATTGAGGCAGGCTACGCGGAGGGAAAGCGGCAGATATGGGCTCCCCGCGCTGATGCCGTGGCCCGGGCCCTGCTGGCGGAGCACCAGTACGCGGCTGCCTACGATTATTTGAAAATAGCCGTGGATGGGTATGAGAAGGGGAGCATGGCCGCCGAGCTGGTGAAAGCCCTTCAAACCATGAGTTCTATTGACCAGATATTGAACCGGAATGACCAGGCAAATGCGTTGCTGCAGCGCGCCGTGGAGGCTTCCGCCCTCCTGGGGAGCGACTCTCTTGCCGTTAAGTCCAGGCTTCTGGCCGCCCAGGGCAGGCTGGCCCGCGCTGCGGGCCATGTTCCGGAATCACGGGCCTATTTCAAGGAAGCTCTGGTTCTGTTCCCCCAGGAACAGGGCAAGACCACGGGAGACCTGGCGCTGGCCAGCATCAGCATGGGAGAAGCCATGCTGGAAGCAGGCAGGAAGGAGGAGGCCCGCGAGCTGTTCCTGAAGGGGCTCACCGGCTCGGAAAATGCCTCCTATCTGCTCAACGACTGCCTGAACGCTCTGCGCGGGCTGGCACGCATCTCCACGGAGCAGGGAAATTATGAAGAGGCGCTGGCCTACCTTCACCAGGCGGAAGGCGCCGCCCGCGGCGTGCTTCCGGCGGACCACGCCTTCTGGGCCGGTCTGTATGACCAGCGCGGATGGGTCAACATCATGCGAAAGGCCGCGCCGGAAGCACGTGCGGATTTCCTGAAAGCAGTGAGCAATGCGGCGGTCTCTCCCATGATTGCCGCCCAGTCCCGCGAGGGCCTGGGGAAAGCGTGGCTGGACGCCGGGGAAGGAGGAAAGGCGCGGGAAAACCTCCGGCAATCCATCCAGGTCCGGGAATCCAACTTCTCTTCAGATACCCTTTCCCTGGGCAGGGTGTACCATTCCCTGGGAATGGCCAGCGACATGGAAGGGGACCGTGAAGGAGCCCTCCAGGCGTATTCCCGCGCCGTGGACGCCCTGCTGAAATGCGGGGACGGGCCGGAACGGAAAAATTTGCTGGTCCAGTCCTACCTGTGCAAGGCCTACGCCCTGTGCGACGGTGAGCAGTGGCAGGAGGCAGTGAACGCTTTTGAAGCCGTGCTGCCGCTGCTGGAAGGAGAACAGAGGTCGGAAAACTACAAGCAGCTCGGCCGCTGTTACGATGAACTGGGAATGACGGAGAAGGCGGATGAATGCTGGAAGGAATCCGGATTTCCGCGGGTGCGCCGGAGTTCTCCCGTGCGCCGGACGGACGGCGGCAGGGTATCTTCCCGGCGGTGA